GGGCCTCTACCCAGCTACACTGGCTCAGGGGAGGATTCCAAAAGCCAACCAGCCTTCTCCAACATTGGACAAAATGGTGTGCTTTTCCCCAACCTAAAGACAGTCCAACCAGTCCTTCCTTTCTACCGCAGTCCAGCTACTCCTGCTGAACTGGCAAACACACCAGGGATGCTGCCTTCTCTCCCTCTATTGTCCTCTTCAATCCCAGAACAACTGGTTTCCAATGAAATGCCATTTGATGTTCTTCCTAAGAAGAAATCCCGGAAGTCCAGTATGCCAATCAAAATAGAGAAGGAAGCTGTGGAAATAACTAATGAGAAGAGGCATAACCTCAGTTCAGATGAAGACATGCCCCTGCAGGTGGTCAGTGAAGATGAGCCAGAGGCCTGCAGTCCTCAGACAGATAGAACACCTGAGGAGCAGCACACACACTCAGGAAGCTTAGGGAGGTCTCTCCCTCAAGGAGAGAGGCCCTGCCATCTTAACTCAGTGATTGAGTCCTGTGGAACCATCAGCCAGACCCCTGAACAGGCCACACACAATTCAGAGAGGGAGACTGAGCAGAAGCTATCATCGACCATGGTGCCAAGGGAGGTTGAGGATGGTGGCCATGAACACCACTTCACACCTGAAATGGAGCCCAGAGTTCCTTTTCCTGACTACATGGAACTGCAGCAGCGCCTGCTGGCAGGGGGACTCTTCAGTGCTTTGTCAAACAGGGGAATGACTTTTCCTTGTCTAGAAGATTCTAAAGAATTGGAGCACATGGAACAGCATGCATTAGcaaggcagaaggaagaaaatcgCTTCCAGTGTGACATCTGCAAGAAGACCTTTAAAAATGCTTGCAGTGTGAAAATGCACCACAAAAATATGCATGccaaagaaacacacacatgcacagtagAGGGCTGTAGTGCCACTTTTCCATCCCGCAGGAGCAGAGACAGGTAAGGCATCTTTTGGTAATCATTTTTTCTAAGGCagtgatttttaaactttaacaTCTATTAGATTTTGTTAAAACACAGACTTCTGGATCATACCCCTTGAATTTCTGGGATGAAAACTGCAAGTTCATCTTTCTAGCAGGTTTCCAGGTAATGCTGGTGTTGCTATTCTGGGAATCACAGTGTGAGAATCATTGTTCTATGAATTTTCATATTTCCACATTCATAAACTTTCAAAAATCTAAACTCCCTTGGCTGCAAAACCTGACCTGAAATGACATGAAGCTATTGGTAATCTTTTTTAAATCTATCTAGTGtggatttttatgtatatttagtacagaaatattaataaatttattataaggGCACTAGCATACTATTTCAGTATATACATCACTCTTCCTTTCTTGAAGTCTgagaatttctgaattcagaaacACATCTGACCCAAGGGTGTGAGATAAGGAATCATTTCCTAGTTCTCACATCAGAAGCTCTGTTAAAAGACAAGTAACCATTTGACTCAGAGGACAGAGAAAgtagcttttaaaattatcactGTAGTTTGTCAAAACTtatctaattttaatttcataatatgAAGCCCATCAagtgaacattttctctgatttctagtTAAACAGctatatttgaaagaaagaataactgcttgattaaagttttttaaaatgctagGATATTGAAGAATAAAGGTGATTGGCAGATTGGGGGCTGTGGTGTATGTTTGAAAGATGCTGGGTGTTCACGATACAGAGTCAAACTGTTTATGCCCACCCAGGAAGCATATCTCATCACTCTAGGGGCACAAAACTGATGTTACCATCTTTCTTAcgcttttcttcataaatttggGTCCCTAACCACTCTTCAGGTCACCCTCCTCCTTAGCCCATGAAAGGAAGAGCAAACATGCCAAAAGACAACCCTAAGAGACTTAAGGAAAAGGACAGCTATCAGCTGAAATGCaatattataaatgttaaatgGCTCTCAGAATATTAAAATGCTACACTGACTCAACAAGCTCCATTTGAAGCAATTCAACACTACTACTAACTTAGACCAAATTGTAATGCCTCAGTTGTTAAGAGGGTGAAAATGTAGACTCCCACGCACATTCCTGGATAGGGTTCATAAGAACATACTCATTGTCTTTAGCAAATGGGAGAGAGCACAGGAGATATTAgttaaaatttctgtttctgtTGCTAGGATGTTAAACCAAACCACAAAGGTACCCTAATTAGTGAACCAGTCCTCTTCCTTCATCTTTCAAAGGAGAAGTGTTGTCCATGAATAAGCTGTTGTTAAGAAGAGGTAATCATATCAGTCAGATTATCTTTGATAGGAATAGGACTGTTTAGCCTTCAGTATCTACTAGACTAGAATGCACATTGATTCAAGATAcctttttcatttgatatttactttttcatgtatttaatttttttatgttctgGCCTATTTGTAGATATGAGCCCCCACCATAACAAGAAAGTATCTTGTATTCtaaatttaaaactacaaactCCAGTAATCTAGAACTTGGAATTCATTTCACCTagaatttatcattaaaataccattttaaatggGACTTTGTGCACAGGCCCAAGCCCATCAACATTTCTGAGTCAAAGGTGAGAAATGTTATTCCAAGGATAGCTAACTTTCTGAAAGCTCTTTAAAACAGCAGCATTTATCAGGACCCATCAGGGAGGGATTGGGTAAGCATGGTGAATGTTTATTtagccaacaaatatttattaagaatcttttgggggctggggttgtggcttgatggtagagcacttacctggcatgtgtgaggccctgggttcaagcctcaacacagcataaaaattaattaaaataaaggtccgttgacaactaaaaaaaatattttaaaacaaagaatcttCCCTGTTAGGTGCTAGGGGCACATCTGTACCCACAGGACCTTCAGTGTAGTAGAGGAGACAAACCAGTAAAAATggtttacagggctggggatgtatctcagttggtagagtgcctgccttgcaagcacaaggccctgggttcaatcccaagcaccgcaaaaaaaaaaaaaaaaaaaaaatggtttacaGCTGAATCTTGTGAAAACTGCTACAGTGCAGGAAATGTGGACTGCTGTGGGCACACAGGAAGGGACCTCACCAGATTCCTTGGGAAGTtaaggaaggcttcctggaaaaAGAAATACGTCTAAACCAGGAACTCTCAAATGTTTTGATTGCGCAGCCCTTTACAAACACTTAGCAAAGAACCCTCAAGTTATAGCTGTTCTCTGTTCAAGTTCTCTGTTCAAGTTATAGCTATCAATATTTTACCATATtagaaattgaaactaaaaataattcattatatcactgtgaaaaaacaataaatatgttataacatttttaagaaagaggTAAAACAAATTGTTATGTCACtttgaaataacaataaatatgctACTGTaacaattttaggaaaaaaataactacattttccaaaacacaaaatcaGGGAGATGAGttgctgttttacatttttgcaaatctctttatTGCCTGGTTTAGTAGAAGACAACTGGATTTAAGAATCTGCTTCTGTTTGTTGTAATATCACATATCAGTAACCTCTGGAAAACACTGTACACTCAGAGTAAGAGTGAAAAGGGTATATAATATGTTAATTATGAACAATTGACTTAGGGAACCCCCTGAAAAGAGGTCAGGGACCACTAAGATTGCTCAgaccatactttgagaaccactggcatCAACTAAAATAGAAGCCAGGCTGAAGAGTTGAAGGGGAAGCTAGAGGTCAAATGGAAGGTAAGGGCACAGGATTTGCAAAGTCCTGGAGGCAGAAACCTGGCACGTGGTCCAGAGGGTAGAAAGGTTTTGTATTTGTGGTAGTTATGGGTCATTAGGGGACATGGAACTTGGGAAATGTATCTAACCTGCGGCtgaagaaggggaaagagagctCATAAGTTGGCTCTTGATATTCGTGGGATACTCAAGAGTTAAGTGGGCAGAGGCTCAGAGGTTTTCTTTGATGTAGTAGAGACCTTTCTGTAAAAGGTTCCAGTTAATTTGTTTGtctgattttttacttttgtaaccACTTGTATATACCGGAACCTTTATGTTAATCTAGTGTCTGGTTTTCTACCAACACACACCAAGCCTTCAACCTAGAAAACTGACATAATCACATGGCAGAGTTGCAGTTGAGAAGTGCTGCTTGCAAAGTGGGTAAACTGGAAGCAAAATTCTGATTATGTGCCCTCAAAATGTATAGGGGAATAAAAAATTACATAGTAAATGTTATGCATTTTGTGAAGTATTATTAAGCCTCCAACATACACACATATCTTGGGAGGTTTGAAAGAGAAAATTCCATTCTTAGTCACTTTAGTGAGAATGTTTTTCCCAGTTTGACCCTGATCTGTATTGGGAAAGGCATTCGATTTGTTTGGGATTATTCTTCTGTTCCCTGTAAGAGTATAACCCTTCATAGAGGTTAGTTTTGCTTGTCAGAAGTTAACGGGATCCCCAAGCAAGAACAACATTGATTTACAAGTTATATCCAAATTATAGCATATGAGTAAAAGGCATGTGTTGTAATAGATGTTCATTATCTGCCCTTTAGGAGTAATCATTGGGTAGAAGATTGGTGGTATGCTCACACTGCTGCATTTGCAAAACTTCTGTCTGGTATATTGTGAAACGCTGCAAATATGAACTAAtctacatgcatacacacatacacacacgatATGTAGCCAGATTTTAACCTGTGCATGTAGAGATTCTTGGTAAGGAGTGTGTACAAATGCTCTAAACCAGCACTATTCCACAGAAAGATGATATGAGCCATgtaggaaaattttaatattgtctaatagccacattaaaaaagtaaaaggaaacaggtaaactaaattttaataatgtatttaattcaatttctaaaatattgtcatttcaatAAATGACACTAGCTACATTTCAGGTACTCAATGACTATATTAGTACATTTCAAGAAAGTAATATTTCCTGGTTTTATTGAAATAAAGTCCTCTGCTTAGTTCCTTATTTTTTGTGACTTATTATATTTTGTGACTTATTTTTGAGAATTCCTAGGATCTCCTGGTTCTAATGTTCCAGTTATACGGGCCTAATTGAAGTAGTTTAGCCATTGTCTATAGATGAGGTACTTGAAGTTACAGGTTAATCAGATGGTGAAAACCAAAGTTTCTAGACCGTTGGCTTTCCTGGTGAGTGCCAAATTTTGACAAGCAGTGAATAACAGTTGGGCCAGTGTCCACTAAACACAGTGTATCCCAAAGGAACCTAACTCCTTGCTATCACCCTCTTGCTCCACAAGTTTTTTCTAATGTCTACTAAGTCTCTTTACTCAGAATGATGTTTCTTTCTGAAACATCCCAACTGGTTGCTAACCATCTTTTCACTCTTGTAGACACAGTTCAAACCTAAACCTCCACCAAAAAGTATTGAACCAAGAAGCACTGGAAAGCAGTGAAGACCATTTCCGGGCAGCTTACCTTATAAAAGATGTGGCTAAGGAGACCTATCAGGATGTGACTTTCACACAGCAAGCATCCCAGACATCTGTCATCTTCAAGGGAACAAATCGAATGGGCAGTCTGATTTACCCAATAACCCAAGTCCACAGTGCCAGCCTGGAGAGCTATAACTCTGGCCCCCCTAGCGAGGGTACCATCCTGGATTTGAGCACCACCTCGAGCATGAAGTCGGAGAGCAGCAGTCATTCCTCCTGGGACTCTGACGGGGTGAGTGAGGAAGGCACTGTGCTTATGGAAGACAGTGATGGGAACTGTGAAGGACCAGGCCTTATCTCTGGGGAAGATGAGTATCCCATCTGTGTCCTGATGGAGAAGACTGACCAGAGCCTTGCCAGCTTGCCTTCTGGGTTGCCCATAACCTGTCACCTCTGCCAAAAGACCTATAGTAACAAAGGAACCTTTAGGGCCCACTACAAAACTGTGCACCTCCGCCAGCTCCACAAATGCAAAGTGCCAGGCTGCAACACCATGTTTTCATCTGTTCGCAGTAGAAACAGACACAGCCAAAATCCCAACCTGCACAAGAGTCTGGCCTTGTCTCCAAGTCACCTCCAGTAACAAAGTGGTAGACCAAATCTCTGATAAGCATTTGTCATAGTTCAGGGATAAGGTAGTCCAAAGAAATGTTTCTAACTGTTTAATACTCCAAAAGTATTTGATTTGCCTATGTCTTTTTCTGTAGCAGGATAAACAAAAGACAAACCTTGTGGAAAGTCAACAATTTGGGGTAGCCCTTCCTATTATAATTTTTCCTAGCTCAGAGGTTTTTCAATGATAGAAGGAAACCTTGGAGAAACCCAGTATTCCCCAAATTTGTTTACACATTTCCTGTGAGAGCTTTAGGTCTGCAGATCAACAATGAGGGCTCTGGACCTGGGGGTGGTTTCAAATGAGGCCTGCAGTTTTAAGAGCATCGAGGAAGAAATGTTCACCTGGAAAAGATTGCCACCATGGGCAAGACATCAGTCCCAAAGATTCCATTTTCAGTTCCTTCTTTAATGAGTCTGAAATCCAGACTTGATTTTGGAAAAATGACTTTCTGAGACCTTGCCTCCATTTGGAGTGGATAattgctccctccctcccacaaaGATCTCATATCTTACTCCTGGGACTTCTCAGCAGAAGCAGGTTGGCCTCTAATGTGTTCCTTGTTGACTCTTGATCTGTAACGTGCATTTAAGAAGCTGGGGGGCGGAGTATTTCATGCACTTAAAAGTAGTAGTCTTcaacttaatttaaaatgattttgataatatttaacTTGTGTTTATGTTATGTAATTATTTGCTATGAGTGCAGATATGTCAGTGTCACCTCTGGGTCTCAGAAGCAGAACAAGTGACaacttacatttcaaaaccaCTGCCCGTTTTCATTTGGTGAACTTCAGAGTCTATTCATTTTGATTCCCTGTGGAATGAATACAAGCATGATTTTGGCAGGACCATTTGTACATATTCTGCCAAAGCATTTATAGGACATGGTTCTGAtggtttttgtatattttcagtATCAGTGGATCCCTCAGTCTTCACCATTTTGTAAATGTATAAGATTAGGATgaactttgaaatttatttggtagaaaaaaaaagtaggacaTTATTGCCATACTATGTGTCTTAATATTTAActtattctgaaatatattcTACACATTATACATTTTTGCTATTGTAGAAAGGAAACTTAGCCCTGTGGAATGAGACCATCTCCTGAAATTAACATTTATAGTATTCTAAAAGCCTGCATAggttaaaaaatagattttgtatTCAGAATTCATGTTGTCTTTTAAACTCATGTTGATTTAAGTATTAAAACATCCTTAAAGAAAATTGAGGGTTATAATAGATAATATTCCTTTAGCCTAAAAGTAGAAAAAACCAACAACCTGTTATGgattatttcaactttttaaaaaaattttaatatacgcGACCACTTAACATTTGTCTCAGATTAAAGCAAGATGTatctttcagctgttttgttacCTAGATGTTTAATATTCCAGTTTCCcaaaagaggaaatttttgtatacaaatgttttctatgatttaataaaaatatatggcaCATCTTTTGTTTAACAAGGCAAATATTTGTAAGAAAACAGTTATATGGACTGTCTTTTTATGAGTGCATTTGCCTGtatattcaaacacacacacacacatacacacacacacacacagagaatttGACAGAACTGAAAAACCAGGGACAGTCTGTGAACGGAATAGTGTCAGCAACtactataaaatagaaattgcAGCAATTAGCgagttcaaaaagaaagaaagtagttACTTTATTGGGAAGATAAACTGAGTACTGATCTTTTACCAAAGAAAGTAcataaagtgattttaaaaaatacagtgggGTCAATGATAAGTCTTATAGCCAGTGTTCAAAATAGAATGCAATGAAACATTTAAGCCTTTTCTTAAAtatgcagttttaaaatttaatttttataacttttaatttcttcacctttttttCCCTACCTTTATAGGTCCAGTGTCCCAGTTAAACTGGCCTAATATAAGTATCTGGCCATTCTCTATAGATGAGGCACAGGAAGTTACATGTCAGTCATATGGTAAAATTGAGAACTGCATATTCCCAGTTTCCACGACTA
The Sciurus carolinensis chromosome 2, mSciCar1.2, whole genome shotgun sequence DNA segment above includes these coding regions:
- the Bnc1 gene encoding zinc finger protein basonuclin-1; this translates as MRVLQILHALDWTLQDYIRGYVLQDASGKVLDHWSIMTSEEEVATLQQFLRFGETKSIVELMAIQEKEEQSIIIPPSTANVDIRAFIESCSHRSSSLPTPMDKGNPTSVHPFENLISNMTFMLPFQFFNPLPPALIGSLPEQYMLEQGQDQSQDPKQEIHGPFSDSCFLTSNSTPFQIEKEQCLNCPDAVIQKEDSARSSDSSSYSIVTKLERTQLSPETKMKPERTNLSTKKGRVFCTACEKTFYDKGTLKIHYNAVHLKIKHKCTIEGCNMVFSSLRSRNRHSANPNPRLHMPMNRNNRDKDLRNSLSLASSENYKRPGFTVISPDCGPLPSYTGSGEDSKSQPAFSNIGQNGVLFPNLKTVQPVLPFYRSPATPAELANTPGMLPSLPLLSSSIPEQLVSNEMPFDVLPKKKSRKSSMPIKIEKEAVEITNEKRHNLSSDEDMPLQVVSEDEPEACSPQTDRTPEEQHTHSGSLGRSLPQGERPCHLNSVIESCGTISQTPEQATHNSERETEQKLSSTMVPREVEDGGHEHHFTPEMEPRVPFPDYMELQQRLLAGGLFSALSNRGMTFPCLEDSKELEHMEQHALARQKEENRFQCDICKKTFKNACSVKMHHKNMHAKETHTCTVEGCSATFPSRRSRDRHSSNLNLHQKVLNQEALESSEDHFRAAYLIKDVAKETYQDVTFTQQASQTSVIFKGTNRMGSLIYPITQVHSASLESYNSGPPSEGTILDLSTTSSMKSESSSHSSWDSDGVSEEGTVLMEDSDGNCEGPGLISGEDEYPICVLMEKTDQSLASLPSGLPITCHLCQKTYSNKGTFRAHYKTVHLRQLHKCKVPGCNTMFSSVRSRNRHSQNPNLHKSLALSPSHLQ